A single genomic interval of Chitinophaga sp. 180180018-3 harbors:
- a CDS encoding redoxin family protein, whose protein sequence is MIKSAFYLSCCAVLLSSFQPPDREMPLEPGALLPKSEIACMDISGKDISLGAAKGGNGLLVIFASNQCPYMLRNHDRLHNICAYAHKNNIGVVMVNSNEAARNGSESFAAMKQYAASIQFTWHYILDRNALLADAFDANHTPECFLFDKNSRLVYKGGIDDSPGNAEAVKNKYLHNAINEMLAGKAVSVNASHSLGCNIKRF, encoded by the coding sequence ATGATTAAGTCCGCTTTTTATTTATCCTGTTGTGCTGTTTTGCTGTCCTCCTTTCAACCACCTGACCGGGAAATGCCATTGGAGCCAGGGGCGCTTTTGCCTAAATCGGAAATTGCCTGTATGGATATCTCCGGGAAAGATATTTCACTGGGCGCTGCCAAAGGGGGCAATGGTTTGCTCGTAATTTTCGCCAGCAACCAATGTCCATACATGTTACGTAACCACGACAGGCTACATAACATCTGCGCGTACGCACATAAAAACAATATCGGGGTGGTAATGGTAAATTCCAATGAGGCAGCCCGCAACGGAAGTGAATCCTTTGCCGCCATGAAACAATATGCGGCGTCCATACAATTCACGTGGCATTATATACTCGACCGGAACGCCCTGTTGGCCGATGCTTTCGATGCCAACCACACACCGGAATGCTTCCTGTTTGATAAAAACAGCCGGCTCGTATACAAAGGAGGAATTGACGACAGCCCGGGAAACGCCGAAGCTGTTAAAAACAAATATCTCCACAATGCCATCAACGAAATGCTGGCTGGTAAAGCTGTTAGCGTGAATGCATCACATAGTTTGGGGTGCAATATCAAAAGGTTTTAG
- the secG gene encoding preprotein translocase subunit SecG: protein MLIIFGVLIILACVLLGFFVLIQNPKGGGLSGALGGVGNQVIGVRQTTDVLEKGTWVLAVIIALLCLTAPFFIGKTSRTQTVAPSAVERASAGQPVPQQAPPVQAPAQAPAQNPAPATPGQGK, encoded by the coding sequence ATGTTGATAATTTTTGGTGTCCTGATCATTTTAGCCTGTGTGTTGTTAGGCTTCTTTGTGCTGATCCAAAACCCTAAAGGCGGTGGTCTTTCCGGCGCTCTTGGCGGTGTTGGTAATCAGGTGATCGGGGTACGTCAGACTACTGACGTATTAGAAAAAGGTACCTGGGTACTGGCTGTAATCATTGCATTACTGTGCCTCACTGCTCCTTTCTTCATTGGCAAAACCAGCAGAACACAAACTGTTGCGCCCAGCGCTGTTGAAAGAGCATCTGCCGGCCAACCTGTTCCTCAACAGGCGCCTCCGGTACAAGCTCCGGCTCAGGCCCCTGCACAAAATCCTGCTCCCGCTACTCCGGGTCAGGGCAAGTAA
- a CDS encoding YihY/virulence factor BrkB family protein, with product MPFKPENIILHSRPWRRLVERTKTLILPGFEGLPLYDVLKHFMQEVKNRGLGDRARAISFNFLLAIPPFFIFLFTLVPYIPVTNIESTLYDLAQDLTPNYNTYMIVRGMIHDFLYTHRNGLLSIAFVMGYFYSSNGVMGILRSFSKIQGAGFRKRKWWQNRLIALQLTAIVVLILLICVALVIVQGATLRWVFSLLGIESIPLRHVIDIARWVLIILLFYSINAVLYRIGAATTRKWKFITAGATVATTFMILVTLGFSWFVNNFGNYNKIYGSIGTILVLMLWIFFNSLILLVGFELNASIRTLSDARQDEKKHQVPA from the coding sequence ATGCCCTTCAAACCCGAGAACATTATACTGCATTCCCGCCCCTGGCGCCGCCTGGTGGAACGCACTAAAACCCTGATACTACCCGGGTTTGAAGGCTTGCCCTTATATGATGTATTGAAACATTTTATGCAGGAGGTCAAAAACAGAGGCCTGGGCGACCGTGCCAGGGCCATCTCTTTTAACTTCCTGCTGGCGATTCCGCCGTTTTTTATCTTCCTGTTCACATTGGTGCCATACATCCCTGTTACCAACATCGAATCCACCCTGTACGACCTTGCGCAGGACCTTACGCCCAATTACAATACTTACATGATCGTAAGAGGAATGATACATGATTTCCTCTACACACACCGGAACGGCCTGTTGTCGATTGCCTTCGTAATGGGCTACTTCTATTCCTCCAATGGTGTAATGGGCATACTCCGCTCTTTCAGTAAAATACAGGGTGCGGGCTTCCGGAAACGAAAATGGTGGCAAAACCGGCTCATTGCGCTGCAGCTCACGGCCATTGTGGTGCTGATCCTGCTTATTTGCGTGGCGCTGGTGATTGTGCAGGGTGCCACACTACGCTGGGTATTCAGCCTCCTGGGTATTGAAAGCATTCCGCTCAGGCATGTGATTGATATAGCAAGATGGGTACTGATTATACTACTCTTCTACTCCATCAATGCCGTACTGTATCGTATAGGCGCCGCCACTACCAGAAAGTGGAAGTTTATTACTGCCGGCGCTACCGTGGCTACTACTTTCATGATACTCGTTACCCTGGGCTTCTCCTGGTTCGTAAATAACTTTGGCAACTATAACAAGATCTATGGATCTATTGGTACGATCCTCGTACTCATGTTATGGATCTTTTTCAACTCTCTCATCCTGCTGGTAGGGTTTGAATTGAATGCCAGCATCAGAACGCTCAGCGATGCGCGACAGGACGAGAAAAAGCACCAGGTACCGGCATGA
- the mltG gene encoding endolytic transglycosylase MltG, which yields MAKKKSSSRKTVWLRRGLVIAGCLLAGVLVYISYRVFGPNTKAFGDSKYFYVRTNSTYNNVLDGLEEQGIVRNRNSFNWVARQLDYPSRVKAGRYKITRGMSNFDIARMLRSGKQSPVDLVINKIRTKDDFVRKISNNLEADSGVLRSLMTDPVYLRQFGLDTNTVMCVVVPDTYEFYWNTGAEAVFKKLEKAREAFWTPEKKEKAAKLGLSLNEVTILGSIVEEETNKNDEKPLIASVYLNRYRKGMRLQADPTVKFALQDFGLKRIRETHTQYDSPYNTYRYEGLPPGPICTPSEKTLNAVLNTPETDYLYFCARSDFSGYHAFAATYADHLVNARLYQAELNKRGY from the coding sequence ATGGCTAAGAAAAAATCTTCCAGCAGAAAAACAGTCTGGTTAAGACGGGGACTGGTTATTGCCGGCTGCTTGCTCGCCGGGGTACTGGTCTATATTTCCTATCGCGTATTTGGTCCTAATACCAAGGCTTTCGGCGACAGCAAGTATTTCTATGTACGCACCAACAGCACCTATAACAATGTGCTCGATGGACTGGAAGAACAGGGGATCGTCCGTAACCGGAATAGTTTCAACTGGGTAGCCAGGCAACTCGACTACCCCTCCCGGGTAAAGGCAGGCCGGTATAAAATCACGAGAGGCATGAGCAATTTTGATATTGCCCGCATGCTCCGTTCAGGTAAACAATCGCCCGTTGATCTGGTCATCAATAAGATCCGCACAAAAGATGATTTTGTCAGGAAGATCTCCAATAACCTGGAAGCCGATTCCGGCGTGCTTCGTTCGCTGATGACCGACCCTGTTTACCTCCGCCAGTTCGGGCTGGATACCAACACTGTCATGTGCGTCGTAGTACCTGATACCTACGAATTCTACTGGAATACCGGAGCTGAAGCGGTTTTCAAGAAACTCGAAAAAGCCAGAGAAGCCTTCTGGACGCCGGAAAAGAAAGAAAAAGCGGCCAAACTCGGACTTTCACTCAACGAAGTAACCATTCTTGGTTCCATTGTAGAGGAAGAAACCAATAAAAATGATGAGAAACCGCTGATCGCCAGTGTGTATCTGAACCGCTACCGCAAAGGCATGCGCCTTCAGGCTGATCCAACAGTTAAATTTGCTTTACAGGACTTCGGCCTGAAACGCATCAGGGAAACTCATACGCAGTATGATTCTCCCTACAATACCTACCGCTATGAAGGATTACCACCGGGCCCCATTTGTACTCCTTCTGAGAAAACATTAAATGCCGTGTTGAACACACCGGAAACAGATTACCTGTATTTTTGTGCGAGATCCGATTTCTCTGGCTATCATGCTTTTGCAGCCACCTATGCAGACCACCTGGTGAACGCAAGATTGTACCAGGCGGAGCTGAATAAAAGAGGCTACTAG